A window of the Microplitis mediator isolate UGA2020A chromosome 5, iyMicMedi2.1, whole genome shotgun sequence genome harbors these coding sequences:
- the LOC130667707 gene encoding homeotic protein spalt-major-like isoform X1 — protein MQLMRWSITRGLENRNIKRRDSKNWQQDSNGINQSRLTSPRYSEDDNETGSEGEDSSGGVAVNESAVDLTSNRSNLEDEDEREPDELPMEEDDEEVVDEQDDQDEDEEGSRKQIRNRQDAENNNSFIESGTSSGLFSVPAGTSHVTLEALQNTKVAVAQFAATALAGGADSEAALQDLALLQSTLYTLQHQQVFQLQLISQLQQQLSITHTTGAPGQPSAVGLVQSETVTDTKELSTPPSPSLHHQKSSISSSLNSPPSSRPASHHPPSSPLNVPVVSHPERPSGSSTSTSPISLTIPTVPSIVNSISASTSVNTCTTSSNTMTCVQTPVLSQHQMPALCSISSSLASSIITNNDPMPLNEPNTLEMLQKRAQEVLDNASQGLLANNLADELAFRSGKSGSRLSPYDSKSGGGRGEPFFKHRCRYCGKVFGSDSALQIHIRSHTGERPFKCNVCGSRFTTKGNLKVHFQRHTAKFPHVKMNPNPVPEHLDKYHPPLLQQLAASGQRPLPSPPLPSAAPPTAGSVPSPHHASFHPASTHGFLPPPHHPQPPLPLSLALPAAAAAAAAAAGMPPTLYHRGPIVSQRDDQDLPENLSKSTTTDSTTTTTANNNNNINNNNNNNNNSNNNSNSNNNIDNNNSNNNNSNNINNNNNSNVPPPPPPPPPLPPLSLPPLLPSLPPSQPPTVSILIATTTMTTSTAASTSTSPSMLMHSPRSPVNTNNASIIPTTATTPPTNSIYSQNSHLAHPCLIDRQQEEMKREQLSPSPQINRIDDNTNQGPDDLTTATMTQTTMTMTPTTIMPKREPEEPVDEEPQEDETDEFDPPSPRRSYLDRSSPLMMSNQNVHMSHLQSYEDCSMDSKMSGRLEQDGDMDGDEEMEEQPENLSGRGGHMFHQQTMGYHHPGASPASSTASSGSLQTSFAGLLFPTAPPGHHQHLPPFIPTSSSLTQGTNTSAHESMIIDPSKDPAIYSNLLPRPGSNDNSWESLIEITKTSETSKLQQLVDNIEHKLTDPNQCVICHRVLSCKSALQMHYRTHTGERPFKCKICGRAFTTKGNLKTHMGVHRAKPPLRVLHQCPVCHKKFTNALVLQQHIRLHTGEPTDLSPEQIQAAEVNDFPAGYPPHPLASFLPQGFPGLHHPGGGGFTLGFPPTRHPALERHLQDNDMDIKDMNIYHPKNLQFHNPFQHPRPPYLDEHSEDMEDQDDDDEDRHDDDERLEDLRQRINRRPSTTDIDDDNENERDETKELPSMIMPPCFSTSLAALENQVRTITTVATGGLATPSGGSTSPLDRYNSSEKSTSPPSSIAGGPLDLTPRASSTPGSVVSTSTPPPPLPTPLSLPPPPPTLQHHPHPFGMFAGLLQAVTSSPSSSVGINNVSNTTGTNVITTANNNSSSSNINIINTNSNSNSNSIQTTTGVTINNLATTMNAVSPPGNSSTTGGGALASLTTSAVLAASSTYNPLGLAVGGPAVRGNTTCNICYKTFACNSALEIHYRSHTKERPFKCTICDRGFSTKNDDTVIRTCNCLDTQDVLSRGATTPASVKPKRNRRRRTEEKKTRGRSSGNGGRWALTSTCAPTASVHLPPLMPPALGLLTSDHVFLGNMKQHMLTHKIRDMPAHLFSDAKPPGSQLPSQQQQQQSQLQLDQENSQSSLINDDSSLPPPPPPPPPPPPIPPPMPPSSVESAMPPIKRSPPEGDLPAPKRPSMSSKHLCQVCNKNFSSSSALQIHMRTHTGDKPFRCTVCQKAFTTKGNLKVHMGTHMWTNGASRRGRRMSLDLPPLPITPKDSEFLQRRPDLFYPYLPAPFLNGVQQKLNEISVIQSNNGLPGTHPVNASKYAGLFGTVYGGAPGGFPMEKPPMAPSNGPMSDGKPIIPSGSMLFQTPSPSHSPGTPSSNTGNQNSASVPAWSGETLQHHYEREGPSSRSENNSTPPTARLPPASAPRGEGLAA, from the exons ATGCAACTTATGAGATGGAGTATTACGAGAGGACTCGAGAATCGGAATATCAAGCGACGGGATTCGAAAAATTGGCAACAAGATAGTAATGGAATTAATCAATCGCGATTAACGTCACCACGTTACTCTG AAGATGACAATGAGACGGGATCAGAGGGTGAAGACAGCAGTGGTGGAGTAGCTGTCAATGAGTCAGCCGTTGATTTGACTTCGAATAGATCAAATTTAGAGGACGAAGATGAACGTGAGCCGGATGAATTGCCAATGGAGGAGGACGATGAGGAAGTGGTCGATGAACAAGATGATCAGGATGAAGATGAAGAGGGTTCACGTAAGCAAATACGTAATCGTCAGGAtgctgaaaataataatagttttattGAAAGTGGAACGTCAAGCGGGTTATTTTCAGTGCCCGCGGGTACAAGCCACGTTACCCTTGAAGCACTACAAAATACCAAAGTCGCAGTGGCACAATTTGCAGCAACGGCACTTGCCGGTGGTGCAGATAGTGAAGCAGCATTACAAGACTTAGCATTATTACAAAGTACACTTTATACACTACAGCATCAGCAAGTGTTTCAATTACAATTGATAAGTCAGCTACAGCAACAATTATCAATAACACACACGACCGGTGCGCCGGGTCAACCAAGTGCTGTAGGTTTAGTGCAAAGTGAAACAGTTACTGATACAAAAGAATTATCAACGCCACCGTCTCCGTCTTTACATCATCAGAAATCATCGATATCGTCGAGTTTAAATTCACCGCCATCGTCACGACCTGCAAGTCATCATCCGCCGTCATCGCCGCTCAATGTACCGGTCGTATCCCATCCAGAACGACCGTCTGGTTCGTCGACAAGTACATCGCCGATAAGTTTAACGATTCCCACAGTACCTAGTATTGTTAACTCAATATCAGCATCGACTAGTGTAAATACCTGTACGACATCCAGTAATACTATGACGTGCGTACAGACGCCGGTGTTATCACAGCATCAAATGCCAGCACTTTGTTCTATAAGTTCGTCACTCGCTTCGTCCATCATCACCAACAATGATCCGATGCCGCTAAACGAGCCAAATACACTGGAGATGCTCCAAAAACGTGCGCAAGAAGTGCTAGACAACGCAAGTCAAGGTCTATTGGCAAATAATTTAGCGGACGAATTGGCATTTCGCAGCGGGAAAAGTGGCTCACGTTTATCACCATACGATTCAAAATCCGGCGGCGGTAGAGGCGAACCATTCTTCAAGCATCGATGTCGATATTGCGGGAAAGTCTTCGGCAGCGATTCAGCCCTTCAGATCCACATAAGGTCCCACACAGGTGAGCGTCCCTTTAAGTGCAACGTCTGCGGAAGCCGATTCACCACCAAGGGAAACCTCAAGGTCCACTTCCAGAGGCACACGGCAAAGTTTCCGCACGTTAAGATGAATCCAAATCCCGTGCCTGAACACCTCGACAAGTACCATCCTCCTCTGCTCCAGCAGCTCGCGGCCTCCGGTCAAAGACCCCTTCCGTCACCTCCACTACCCTCAGCGGCACCGCCTACCGCTGGCTCGGTACCCTCACCTCATCACGCCTCGTTTCACCCAGCCTCGACTCACGGTTTTCTCCCACCCCCACACCACCCACAGCCTCCTTTACCCCTGAGTCTTGCCCTACCGGCCGCCGCAGCAGCAGCCGCAGCCGCTGCTGGCATGCCACCAACCCTTTACCACCGAGGACCAATCGTTAGTCAACGCGACGATCAGGATCTCCCGGAGAACCTTAGCAAATCTACTACTACTGATagtactactactactactgctaataataataataacattaataataataataataataataataatagtaataataatagtaatagtaataataatattgataataataatagtaataataataatagtaacaatataaataataataataatagtaatgtaccgccaccaccaccaccaccaccaccattACCACCACTATCACTACCACCATTATTACCATCACTACCACCATCACAACCACCGACAGTCTCAATCTTAATCGCTACTACTACAATGACCACTTCGACAGCGGCTTCAACGTCTACATCACCGTCTATGTTAATGCATTCACCCAGGTCGCCTGTCAACACAAATAACGCGTCAATAATaccaacaacagcaacaacaccACCAACAAATTCTATTTATTCACAAAACTCCCATCTTGCTCATCCATGTCTTATTGACAGACAACAAGAAGAAATGAAACGTGAACAATTATCACCATCTCCGCAAATAAACAGGATCGATGATAACACAAATCAAGGTCCTGATGATTTGACGACGGCGACGATGACCCAGACGACAATGACTATGACACCGACGACGATAATGCCAAAACGTGAACCTGAAGAACCAGTAGATGAAGAACCTCAAGAAGATGAAACCGATGAATTCGATCCGCCATCACCTAGACGCAGTTATCTTGATCGGTCATCACCACTGATGATGTCCAATCAAAACGTCCATATGTCGCATTTACAGTCTTATGAAGACTGCAGTATGGACAGCAAAATGAGTGGGAGACTAGAGCAAGATGGTGATATGGACGGTGATGAAGAGATGGAAGAACAACCGGAAAATTTATCAGGCAGAGGTGGTCATATGTTTCATCAGCAAACTATGGGTTATCATCATCCTGGTGCGTCTCCAGCAAGTAGTACTGCCAGCAGTGGTAGCTTACAAACATCATTTGCCGGCTTACTATTTCCTACCGCACCGCCTGGTCATCATCAACACTTGCCGCCATTTATTCCAACATCAAGTTCGCTAACCCAAGGTACAAATACTTCTGCCCATGAGTCAATGATTATCGATCCATCTAAAGACCCagcaatttattcaaatttattaccgCGACCTGGCAGCAACGATAATTCATGGGAGAGTCTTATCGAAATAACAAAAACATCTGAAACGTCCAAGTTACAACAACTAGTTGACAACATTGAACACAAACTTACGGATCCAAACCAATGTGTGATTTGTCATCGTGTATTGTCATGCAAAAGTGCACTGCAAATGCACTACAGAACGCACACGGGTGAACGTCCGTTTAAATGCAAAATTTGTGGACGCGCTTTTACAACAAAGGGTAATTTGAAAACGCACATGGGTGTACATCGTGCTAAGCCACCGCTACGAGTATTACATCAGTGTCCTGTGTGTCATAAGAAATTTACAAATGCACTTGTACTGCAGCAGCACATACGGCTGCATACAGGGGAACCAACAGACCTAAGTCCCGAGCAAATTCAAGCCGCGGAAGTCAATGATTTCCCGGCTGGTTATCCGCCACATCCACTTGCATCGTTTCTACCCCAAGGTTTCCCAGGACTTCATCATCCAGGTGGTGGTGGATTTACCCTGGGATTTCCGCCCACACGACATCCAGCTCTCGAGCGACATTTGCAAGACAACGACATGGACATCAAGGACATGAATATCTACCATccgaaaaatttacaatttcacAATCCGTTCCAGCATCCACGACCCCCGTACTTAGATGAACACTCTGAGGACATGGAAGACcaggatgatgatgatgaagaccGACATGATGACGACGAGAGGCTGGAAGATTTACGGCAACGAATAAATCGTCGTCCTTCGACCACTGACATTGATGATGACAATGAAAATGAGAGAGATGAGACTAAAGAATTACCGTCGATGATAATGCCACCGTGTTTTTCTACCTCACTAGCGGCATTGGAAAATCAAGTACGTACAATAACAACAGTAGCTACTGGTGGATTAGCAACACCATCAGGTGGTTCGACATCACCATTAGATCGTTACAATTCCAGTGAAAAAAGTACCAGTCCTCCGAGTTCAATAGCCGGTGGACCACTTGATTTAACTCCTCGCGCCTCTTCCACACCCGGTTCCGTGGTTTCCACATCAACACCACCACCACCATTACCAACACCACTATCActaccaccaccaccaccaacGTTGCAGCATCATCCGCATCCTTTCGGAATGTTTGCAGGCCTATTGCAGGCAGTAACATCGTCACCTTCGTCTTCGGTTGGTATCAACAACGTCAGCAACACCACCGGTACCAACGTCATCACCACCGCCAACAATAACAGCAGCAGTagtaacattaatattatcaaCACCAATAGCAACAGCAATAGCAATAGCATCCAAACAACGACTGGCGTAACTATTAACAACCTTGCGACAACAATGAATGCTGTTAGTCCACCTGGTAATAGTAGTACTACTGGTGGAGGAGCACTTGCATCGTTAACAACATCCGCTGTACTTGCTGCATCCTCGACCTACAATCCGCTCGGCCTCGCTGTTGGAGGGCCAGCAG TACGTGGCAACACAACGTGTAATATCTGCTACAAAACGTTTGCGTGTAACTCCGCACTGGAGATACACTATCGGAGTCACACGAAGGAGCGGCCGTTCAAATGCACCATTTGCGACCGTGGCTTCTCGACAAAG aATGACGACACGGTGATAAGAACGTGTAACTGCTTGGATACTCAAGATGTTTTATCACGCGGGGCAACAACACCCGCATCAGTTAAACCAAAACGCAACAGGCGACGCAGGACCGAGGAGAAGAAAACCCGGGGGCGGTCATCAGGAAACGGAGGCCGGTGGGCTTTAACTTCTACCTGTGCTCCTACTGCATCAGTCCACTTGCCCCCGTTGATGCCACCCGCCCTCGGACTTCTTACCTCGGACCACGTCTTCCTG GGTAACATGAAGCAGCATATGCTCACTCACAAAATAAGAGACATGCCGGCGCATTTGTTCAGTGATGCGAAACCACCTGGATCGCAGCTTCCATCtcagcaacagcagcagcaatcCCAGCTACAGCTTGATCAAGAAAATTCACAAAGTTCGCTGATAAATGACGACTCGAGTCTTCCTCCAccgccaccaccaccaccaccaccgccACCGATCCCTCCACCGATGCCTCCGTCTTCAGTTGAGTCCGCGATGCCTCCCATAAAACGGTCGCCTCCCGAAGGTGATCTTCCTGCGCCAAAGAGACCTA GCATGTCCAGCAAGCACTTGTGCCAGGTTTGCAATAAGAATTTCTCGTCATCCTCGGCGCTACAAATCCATATGAGAACGCATACCGGTGACAAGCCCTTTCGATGCACCGTCTGCCAGAAGGCCTTCACCACCAAAGGCAATCTTAag GTGCACATGGGGACACATATGTGGACGAACGGAGCTTCACGTCGAGGTCGCAGAATGTCACTGGATCTACCGCCACTTCCCATCACACCCAAGGACTCGGAGTTTCTTCAGCGACGACCGGATCTCTTTTATCCATATCTACCCGCGCCCTTCCTTAATGGTGTTCAACAAAAA TTGAACGAGATATCAGTGATCCAAAGTAACAATGGTTTGCCTGGTACGCATCCCGTAAATGCGAGTAAATACGCAGGTCTCTTTGGAACAGTTTACGGCGGGGCTCCTGGGGGATTCCCAATGGAAAAACCGCCGATGGCACCAAGTAATGGACCAATGAGTGATGGGAAACCAATAATACCATCCGGATCAATGCTCTTTCAAACACCATCGCCATCACACTCACCAGGTACACCGTCTTCCAATACCGGTAATCAAAATTCCGCTAGTGTACCAGCCTGGAGTGGTGAAACTCTTCAGCATCATTACGAACGTGAGGGTCCGTCATCGAgatctgaaaataattcaactcCACCTACAGCACGATTGCCACCAGCTTCAGCACCAAGAGGCGAAGGATTAGCCGCGTGA